The Coregonus clupeaformis isolate EN_2021a chromosome 3, ASM2061545v1, whole genome shotgun sequence genome includes a region encoding these proteins:
- the LOC121544450 gene encoding carnosine synthase 1-like isoform X2: MSHSELCVCVLGSPLPYLSLLLEVGQRSPGDALLCLSPSWLSHSSPSLLVHKAVTFDLGGRTFLSNFNPPRRVTYFLSCDPWAEEEVTRETDCPSGGSGALGRFWGDVLTTRVLLQKAKIHCPPTLALLLPPGQMGLEEGRTGGVEVVHLEMGAEGGMNSVRNKVDSFLESEDMKGSESVVLRCSGGRFVGEATSPPVYLSRNNRDEVWAKVGYLLPQLLPGEAVLLEVYCSPLKPGPRVEDRTWERYTDCRPQVPDLSFRLCAIVSRSPLDLPLLYKLVCRVGVSDAPLSHSHSLSQSLEITLLECGFTDPTMATSLRRLATDTALSCLCVVMETESSMSAELRGGAGAQTDMIGVDLLFTMDGYIISPVVLGLHPSLCLRSSFSDRGMGMEMEGCDSGIEGWSRGTLLLTPLTRSQYYLMQGKTVLVVGAGGHSKKFIWGAAKKYKLKILLVDCDPAHFASQLVDHFLPLPDLPDHRRDDQHCSRICDWLLSSGLRPDGCVCFWDDCVVLTSLVCDRLGLRGPPPEAIRIAKEKSRTHRHLQGLLKSTGTNLISVEQPSGQADGLVEFREGERRGRQQNGVVNGMVNMEGDSMRAMADFDRGDLFNEAMGKPDTTTSTSSSASASSSFSQSFGTFRPSAPLLSPSPSSYAVPCIHVESALDLEKAASGGVGGLGGASVGVVRFPAIMKLEYGAGAVGVRKVGSLEESLAHFERIGGDLREETDYPGIGLGWGNAMTLMEYVGGTEHDVDVVLFEGRLEGAFVSDNGPTRAPAFTETASQMPSGLAPEKRAQLIRAAHHACLGCGLQDGVFNVEMKMTEVGPRLIEINARMGGFYLRDWIRQLYGVDILMAAFMVSCGLRPCLPSATALPARGHFAGVMVVVSQHLQALRSTASPERLRGLHQEGALWLNELAEEDELISGEYEEPFCNVGVRDAHNAANARQRLLALCQGLGLHCPPRYDLGYFLSHFN; the protein is encoded by the exons ATGAGTCACTCTGAGCTGTGTGTCTGCGTTTTGGGATCCcccctcccctacctctctctgctGTTGGAGGTAGGCCAACGGAGCCCAG GAGATGCTCTCCTGTGTCTATCTCCGTCCtggctctctcactcctccccctccctcctggtCCACAAGGCTGTCACCTTTGACCTGGGAGGCCGTACTTTCCTCTCCAACTTTAACCCCCCTCGCAGGGTCACCTACTTCCTGTCATGTGACCCTTGGGCTGAGGAGGAAGTGACCCGGGAGACGGACTGCCCAAGCGGAGGTTCCGGTGCACTGGGTCGGTTCTGGGGGGATGTTCTAACCACCAGGGTTCTACTGCAGAAGGCCAAGATCCACTGCCCCCCGACGCTGGCCCTACTGTTGCCCCCGGGGCAGATGGGACTGGAGGAGGGCAGGACAGGAGGGGTGGAGGTGGTGCACCTGGAAATGGGGGCAGAGGGAGGGATGAACTCCGTCCGAAACAAGGTGGACTCTTTCCTGGAGTCTGAGGATATGAAGGGATCTGAAAGT GTGGTGCTCAGGTGCAGTGGTGGAAGGTTCGTGGGCGAGGCAACCTCACCCCCTGTCTACCTGTCCAGGAACAATAGGGATGAGGTCTGGGCCAAGGTAGGTTATCTCCTGCCCCAGCTCCTCCCTGGAGAGGCAGTACTGCTGGAGGTCTACTGCTCCCCACTGAAGCCTGGGCCGCGGGTAGAGGACCGCACCTGGGAACGGTACACCG actgcAGGCCTCAGGTTCCAGACCTGTCCTTCAGACTGTGTGCCATCGTAAGTCGCTCACCTCTGGACCTGCCTCTCCTCTACAAg TTGGTGTGTAGAGTGGGTGTGTCCGACGCCCCTCTCTCTCACAGCCACTCCCTCTCTCAGTCCTTGGAGATCACCCTATTAGAGTGCGGTTTCACTGACCCTACCATGGCGACCTCTCTCCGTCGCCTAGCAACGGACACCGCCCTGTCCTGCCTCTGTGTTGTCATGGAAACAGAGTCAAGCATGTCTGCGGAACTGCGCGGTGGAGCGGGCGCCCAGACCGACATGATAG GCGTAGACCTCCTCTTCACCATGGATGGTTACATCATCAGCCCTGTTGTTCTTggcctccacccctccctctgtctccgcTCCTCCTTCTCGGACCgagggatggggatggagatggagggatgtgacagtgggatagaggggtggagtaggggcaccctcctcctcacccccctcaccCGCTCCCAGTACTACCTGATGCAGGGGAAGACTGTGCTGGTGGTGGGAGCTGGAGGACACAGCAAGAAGTTCATTTGGGGAGCAGCCAAAAAGTACAAACTCAAG ATCCTGCTGGTGGACTGTGACCCCGCCCACTTCGCCTCCCAGTTGGTCGACCACTTCCTGCCCCTGCCAGACCTGCCCGACCACCGCCGTGACGACCAGCACTGCTCCCGCATCTGTGATTGGCTGTTGTCCTCCGGGCTCCGCCCTGATGGCTGCGTGTGCTTCTGGGATGACTGCGTGGTGCTAACGTCTCTGGTCTGTGATAGGCTGGGGCTCAGGGGACCTCCCCCCGAGGCCATCCGCATCGCAAAGGAGAAGAGCCGCACCCACAGGCACCTCCAGGGCCTACTAAAGTCTACTGGGACTAACTTGATCAGTGTTGAGCAACCCTCCGGTCAGGCGGATGGCCTGGTTGAGTTTAgagaaggtgagaggagaggaagacaaCAGAACGGTGTGGTCAACGGCATGGTCAACATGGAAGGAGATAGCATGAGAGCTATGGCCGATTTTGACAGGGGGGATCTCTTCAATGAGGCAATGGGCAAACCCGACACTACCACCTCTACCTCTTCATCCGCCTcagcctcctcttccttctcacAGTCCTTCGGCACTTTCCGGCCCTCCGctcccctcctttctccctccccttctTCCTATGCTGTTCCCTGTATCCATGTGGAGAGCGCCCTGGATCTGGAGAAGGCAGCcagtggtggggtgggggggcttgGTGGGGCCAGTGTAGGGGTGGTGAGGTTCCCTGCCATCATGAAGCTGGAGTACGGGGCCGGGGCGGTGGGCGTGAGGAaggtgggctctctggaggaaAGCCTGGCACACTTTGAGAGGATTGGAGGGGACCTCCGCGAGGAGACAGACTACCCTGGCATTGGCCTGGGATGGGGCAACGCCATGACCCTCATGGAGTACGTGGGAGGCACAGAGCACGATGTGGACGTGGTCCTGTTTGAGGGGCGACTGGAGGGCGCCTTCGTGTCCGACAATGGCCCCACCCGTGCCCCGGCCTTCACCGAGACGGCCTCCCAGATGCCCTCTGGGCTGGCGCCGGAGAAGCGTGCTCAGCTGATCCGCGCGGCGCACCACGCCTGCCTGGGATGCGGCCTGCAAGATGGCGTGTTCAACGTTGAGATGAAGATGACGGAGGTGGGCCCGAGGCTCATCGAGATCAATGCCCGCATGGGCGGCTTCTACCTGCGCGACTGGATCCGGCAGCTGTATGGCGTGGACATCCTGATGGCCGCCTTCATGGTGTCCTGCGGGCTGCGTCCGTGCCTGCCCTCGGCCACAGCGCTCCCAGCCAGAGGCCACTTTGCtggggtgatggtggtggtgtcaCAGCACCTCCAGGCCCTGAGAAGCACAGCCAGCCCTGAGCGCCTGAGAGGGCTGCACCAGGAGGGGGCTCTATGGCTGAACGAGCTGGCTGAGGAGGATGAATTGATCTCTGGGGAGTACGAGGAGCCCTTCTGTAATGTCGGGGTGAGAGACGCCCACAATGCCGCCAACGCTCGCCAGCGCCTCCTCGCCCTCTGCCAGGGGCTGGGCCTGCACTGTCCTCCACGCTACGACCTGGGGTACTTCCTGTCCCACTTCAACTAG
- the LOC121544450 gene encoding carnosine synthase 1-like isoform X1: protein MLSLSSLPSTVVPSLPSSPGGCATGGPRVWSSSQEVALFQTLQEALREIDLPETQDLPQGMSHSELCVCVLGSPLPYLSLLLEVGQRSPGDALLCLSPSWLSHSSPSLLVHKAVTFDLGGRTFLSNFNPPRRVTYFLSCDPWAEEEVTRETDCPSGGSGALGRFWGDVLTTRVLLQKAKIHCPPTLALLLPPGQMGLEEGRTGGVEVVHLEMGAEGGMNSVRNKVDSFLESEDMKGSESVVLRCSGGRFVGEATSPPVYLSRNNRDEVWAKVGYLLPQLLPGEAVLLEVYCSPLKPGPRVEDRTWERYTDCRPQVPDLSFRLCAIVSRSPLDLPLLYKLVCRVGVSDAPLSHSHSLSQSLEITLLECGFTDPTMATSLRRLATDTALSCLCVVMETESSMSAELRGGAGAQTDMIGVDLLFTMDGYIISPVVLGLHPSLCLRSSFSDRGMGMEMEGCDSGIEGWSRGTLLLTPLTRSQYYLMQGKTVLVVGAGGHSKKFIWGAAKKYKLKILLVDCDPAHFASQLVDHFLPLPDLPDHRRDDQHCSRICDWLLSSGLRPDGCVCFWDDCVVLTSLVCDRLGLRGPPPEAIRIAKEKSRTHRHLQGLLKSTGTNLISVEQPSGQADGLVEFREGERRGRQQNGVVNGMVNMEGDSMRAMADFDRGDLFNEAMGKPDTTTSTSSSASASSSFSQSFGTFRPSAPLLSPSPSSYAVPCIHVESALDLEKAASGGVGGLGGASVGVVRFPAIMKLEYGAGAVGVRKVGSLEESLAHFERIGGDLREETDYPGIGLGWGNAMTLMEYVGGTEHDVDVVLFEGRLEGAFVSDNGPTRAPAFTETASQMPSGLAPEKRAQLIRAAHHACLGCGLQDGVFNVEMKMTEVGPRLIEINARMGGFYLRDWIRQLYGVDILMAAFMVSCGLRPCLPSATALPARGHFAGVMVVVSQHLQALRSTASPERLRGLHQEGALWLNELAEEDELISGEYEEPFCNVGVRDAHNAANARQRLLALCQGLGLHCPPRYDLGYFLSHFN, encoded by the exons ATG ctctctctcagctctctccccaGCACCGTTGTCcccagcctcccctcctctccagggGGCTGTGCTACTGGGGGACCAAGGGTATGGTCCTCCAGCCAGGAGGTGGCGCTGTTCCAGACCCTGCAAGAGGCTCTGAGGGAGATCGACCTGCCTGAAACACAGGACCTGCCACAGG GTATGAGTCACTCTGAGCTGTGTGTCTGCGTTTTGGGATCCcccctcccctacctctctctgctGTTGGAGGTAGGCCAACGGAGCCCAG GAGATGCTCTCCTGTGTCTATCTCCGTCCtggctctctcactcctccccctccctcctggtCCACAAGGCTGTCACCTTTGACCTGGGAGGCCGTACTTTCCTCTCCAACTTTAACCCCCCTCGCAGGGTCACCTACTTCCTGTCATGTGACCCTTGGGCTGAGGAGGAAGTGACCCGGGAGACGGACTGCCCAAGCGGAGGTTCCGGTGCACTGGGTCGGTTCTGGGGGGATGTTCTAACCACCAGGGTTCTACTGCAGAAGGCCAAGATCCACTGCCCCCCGACGCTGGCCCTACTGTTGCCCCCGGGGCAGATGGGACTGGAGGAGGGCAGGACAGGAGGGGTGGAGGTGGTGCACCTGGAAATGGGGGCAGAGGGAGGGATGAACTCCGTCCGAAACAAGGTGGACTCTTTCCTGGAGTCTGAGGATATGAAGGGATCTGAAAGT GTGGTGCTCAGGTGCAGTGGTGGAAGGTTCGTGGGCGAGGCAACCTCACCCCCTGTCTACCTGTCCAGGAACAATAGGGATGAGGTCTGGGCCAAGGTAGGTTATCTCCTGCCCCAGCTCCTCCCTGGAGAGGCAGTACTGCTGGAGGTCTACTGCTCCCCACTGAAGCCTGGGCCGCGGGTAGAGGACCGCACCTGGGAACGGTACACCG actgcAGGCCTCAGGTTCCAGACCTGTCCTTCAGACTGTGTGCCATCGTAAGTCGCTCACCTCTGGACCTGCCTCTCCTCTACAAg TTGGTGTGTAGAGTGGGTGTGTCCGACGCCCCTCTCTCTCACAGCCACTCCCTCTCTCAGTCCTTGGAGATCACCCTATTAGAGTGCGGTTTCACTGACCCTACCATGGCGACCTCTCTCCGTCGCCTAGCAACGGACACCGCCCTGTCCTGCCTCTGTGTTGTCATGGAAACAGAGTCAAGCATGTCTGCGGAACTGCGCGGTGGAGCGGGCGCCCAGACCGACATGATAG GCGTAGACCTCCTCTTCACCATGGATGGTTACATCATCAGCCCTGTTGTTCTTggcctccacccctccctctgtctccgcTCCTCCTTCTCGGACCgagggatggggatggagatggagggatgtgacagtgggatagaggggtggagtaggggcaccctcctcctcacccccctcaccCGCTCCCAGTACTACCTGATGCAGGGGAAGACTGTGCTGGTGGTGGGAGCTGGAGGACACAGCAAGAAGTTCATTTGGGGAGCAGCCAAAAAGTACAAACTCAAG ATCCTGCTGGTGGACTGTGACCCCGCCCACTTCGCCTCCCAGTTGGTCGACCACTTCCTGCCCCTGCCAGACCTGCCCGACCACCGCCGTGACGACCAGCACTGCTCCCGCATCTGTGATTGGCTGTTGTCCTCCGGGCTCCGCCCTGATGGCTGCGTGTGCTTCTGGGATGACTGCGTGGTGCTAACGTCTCTGGTCTGTGATAGGCTGGGGCTCAGGGGACCTCCCCCCGAGGCCATCCGCATCGCAAAGGAGAAGAGCCGCACCCACAGGCACCTCCAGGGCCTACTAAAGTCTACTGGGACTAACTTGATCAGTGTTGAGCAACCCTCCGGTCAGGCGGATGGCCTGGTTGAGTTTAgagaaggtgagaggagaggaagacaaCAGAACGGTGTGGTCAACGGCATGGTCAACATGGAAGGAGATAGCATGAGAGCTATGGCCGATTTTGACAGGGGGGATCTCTTCAATGAGGCAATGGGCAAACCCGACACTACCACCTCTACCTCTTCATCCGCCTcagcctcctcttccttctcacAGTCCTTCGGCACTTTCCGGCCCTCCGctcccctcctttctccctccccttctTCCTATGCTGTTCCCTGTATCCATGTGGAGAGCGCCCTGGATCTGGAGAAGGCAGCcagtggtggggtgggggggcttgGTGGGGCCAGTGTAGGGGTGGTGAGGTTCCCTGCCATCATGAAGCTGGAGTACGGGGCCGGGGCGGTGGGCGTGAGGAaggtgggctctctggaggaaAGCCTGGCACACTTTGAGAGGATTGGAGGGGACCTCCGCGAGGAGACAGACTACCCTGGCATTGGCCTGGGATGGGGCAACGCCATGACCCTCATGGAGTACGTGGGAGGCACAGAGCACGATGTGGACGTGGTCCTGTTTGAGGGGCGACTGGAGGGCGCCTTCGTGTCCGACAATGGCCCCACCCGTGCCCCGGCCTTCACCGAGACGGCCTCCCAGATGCCCTCTGGGCTGGCGCCGGAGAAGCGTGCTCAGCTGATCCGCGCGGCGCACCACGCCTGCCTGGGATGCGGCCTGCAAGATGGCGTGTTCAACGTTGAGATGAAGATGACGGAGGTGGGCCCGAGGCTCATCGAGATCAATGCCCGCATGGGCGGCTTCTACCTGCGCGACTGGATCCGGCAGCTGTATGGCGTGGACATCCTGATGGCCGCCTTCATGGTGTCCTGCGGGCTGCGTCCGTGCCTGCCCTCGGCCACAGCGCTCCCAGCCAGAGGCCACTTTGCtggggtgatggtggtggtgtcaCAGCACCTCCAGGCCCTGAGAAGCACAGCCAGCCCTGAGCGCCTGAGAGGGCTGCACCAGGAGGGGGCTCTATGGCTGAACGAGCTGGCTGAGGAGGATGAATTGATCTCTGGGGAGTACGAGGAGCCCTTCTGTAATGTCGGGGTGAGAGACGCCCACAATGCCGCCAACGCTCGCCAGCGCCTCCTCGCCCTCTGCCAGGGGCTGGGCCTGCACTGTCCTCCACGCTACGACCTGGGGTACTTCCTGTCCCACTTCAACTAG